One segment of Nostoc piscinale CENA21 DNA contains the following:
- a CDS encoding MAE_28990/MAE_18760 family HEPN-like nuclease — protein MGNENNTKIKLINNSLEKTLKATGFLLLYNLIESTMRNAITTIF, from the coding sequence ATGGGTAATGAGAATAATACCAAAATTAAATTAATAAACAATAGTTTAGAAAAAACTCTCAAAGCAACGGGGTTCTTGTTACTGTATAACTTGATAGAATCCACAATGCGTAATGCAATTACAACAATTTTTTGA
- the alr gene encoding alanine racemase, which produces MLSRDQMTGIASNQQCDTYAWFSQRAWVEIDLEALSHNVKQLKQLLLPRTQLMAVVKADAYGHGAVTVAQTALQSGASWLGVATVPEGIQLREAGIQAPILILGATQTPEQIHAIAHWKLQPTLCSPKQALIFSNILEAINYASPVSVHIKLDTGMSRLGTNWQAAAEFVQLVERLPHLTIASVYSHLATADSPDPAIMAEQHSRFKTAIAQIQKIGIKIPSLHLANTAATLADSQLHYDMVRVGLGVYGLAPAPHLQHKINLKPVLQVKARVTQVKTIAAGTGVSYGHQFVADREMRIAVVAIGYADGVPRNLSNKMQVLLRGQRVPQIGAITMDQLMIDISQLPEIQEGEIVTLLGDQGKEQITADDWAAQLNTISWEILCGFKHRLPRVGVI; this is translated from the coding sequence ATGCTGAGTCGTGATCAAATGACGGGTATTGCATCTAATCAACAGTGTGACACTTATGCGTGGTTTTCCCAGCGTGCTTGGGTAGAAATTGACCTAGAAGCGTTGTCACACAATGTCAAGCAACTAAAACAGTTGTTATTACCACGTACTCAGTTAATGGCGGTAGTGAAAGCTGATGCTTATGGTCATGGTGCAGTTACAGTCGCGCAAACAGCATTACAATCGGGGGCGAGTTGGTTAGGAGTGGCGACAGTTCCCGAAGGGATTCAATTACGAGAAGCAGGGATACAAGCACCCATATTAATTTTAGGGGCAACCCAGACACCAGAACAAATTCATGCGATCGCCCATTGGAAACTCCAGCCGACTTTGTGCAGTCCCAAACAAGCTTTAATTTTTTCCAATATTTTAGAAGCGATTAACTACGCTTCTCCTGTATCTGTACATATTAAATTAGATACGGGAATGTCGCGGTTGGGGACGAATTGGCAAGCAGCAGCCGAGTTTGTGCAGTTAGTAGAACGCTTACCGCATTTGACAATTGCGAGTGTTTATTCCCACTTAGCGACTGCTGATAGTCCTGATCCGGCAATTATGGCAGAACAGCATAGCAGATTTAAAACGGCGATCGCCCAAATTCAAAAAATCGGCATCAAAATTCCGAGCTTGCACTTAGCCAACACCGCCGCCACCCTTGCAGATTCCCAACTACACTACGATATGGTCAGAGTGGGTTTAGGGGTTTACGGTCTTGCGCCTGCGCCACATTTACAACACAAGATTAACTTAAAGCCTGTGTTACAGGTAAAAGCGCGAGTTACCCAGGTAAAAACCATCGCTGCGGGAACTGGCGTTAGCTATGGTCATCAATTTGTAGCTGATAGAGAAATGCGTATTGCTGTTGTGGCTATTGGTTATGCTGATGGTGTACCACGTAACCTTTCTAACAAGATGCAAGTTTTGTTGCGTGGTCAGCGAGTACCGCAAATTGGCGCAATTACAATGGATCAGTTAATGATTGATATTAGCCAGCTTCCTGAGATTCAAGAAGGGGAAATTGTTACCTTACTAGGCGACCAAGGAAAAGAACAAATCACCGCTGATGATTGGGCTGCACAATTAAATACGATTTCTTGGGAAATTCTGTGTGGGTTCAAGCATCGCCTACCCCGTGTCGGAGTTATCTAG
- a CDS encoding MAE_28990/MAE_18760 family HEPN-like nuclease, with the protein MQLQQFFDEFQNKNISFDDVTDKIKKIIIKNFKDNNSTDTLLQSINNISCDIISSSFNKEKLFSGNLDARKIRQTSEMYGFSCNTNAKKTKNGSDLLRVKTNRNDLAHGFKSFEEVGRNATADELLEIQKRVICYLREILENIEIYLSKQDYLK; encoded by the coding sequence ATGCAATTACAACAATTTTTTGATGAATTTCAAAATAAAAATATTTCTTTTGATGATGTCACCGATAAAATCAAAAAAATTATTATTAAAAATTTTAAGGATAACAACTCTACTGACACTCTTTTACAAAGTATAAACAATATTTCATGTGATATTATATCTAGCAGTTTTAATAAAGAAAAATTATTTTCAGGTAATCTTGACGCAAGAAAAATACGACAAACATCTGAGATGTATGGTTTTTCATGTAACACAAATGCTAAAAAAACTAAAAATGGTAGCGATTTATTAAGAGTTAAAACTAATAGAAATGATTTGGCACATGGTTTTAAATCATTTGAGGAAGTTGGTAGAAATGCTACTGCGGACGAATTATTGGAAATTCAAAAAAGAGTTATTTGTTATTTAAGGGAAATATTAGAGAATATAGAAATTTATTTATCTAAACAGGATTATTTAAAATAA
- a CDS encoding DUF262 domain-containing protein: MVNQLEITDERKDNAEIEIRDKTKRVDYNTLEYPIEVIIQKYLEGRDEDENELFIPDYQREMSWDEDRQSKFIESLILGLPIPYIFVADISDSEDLARLEIIDGTQRIRTLTRFINNELKLQNLEKLKTLNGFTFEDLPLPRQRRFKRTTIRMIILTKEADEEIRRDLFERINSGSVELNEMEKRRGGKPGKFLDLIEELSKYQKFLDLCSFTKTEINKRDPQEYVLRFFAFLNNYQNYSDSDRKVHKFLNNYLEQENKSDSINIGSMKNEFYSVLEFIKNYFPDALHIYRKTKDHYEPTTRIKFESICVGIALALRQNPNLQPKSTGFLDSEKFKKTYCI, translated from the coding sequence ATGGTAAATCAATTAGAAATTACAGATGAACGCAAAGACAATGCTGAAATAGAAATTCGTGATAAAACAAAACGAGTTGATTACAATACTTTAGAATACCCCATAGAAGTAATTATTCAAAAATATCTAGAAGGAAGAGATGAAGATGAAAATGAATTATTTATTCCAGACTATCAACGAGAAATGTCTTGGGATGAAGATAGACAGTCCAAATTTATTGAATCTTTGATTTTAGGTTTACCCATACCTTATATTTTTGTTGCTGATATCTCAGACTCAGAAGATTTAGCGCGTCTAGAAATTATAGATGGTACACAACGTATTCGTACTTTAACTAGGTTTATCAATAATGAACTTAAATTACAAAATCTTGAAAAATTAAAAACTTTAAATGGTTTTACTTTTGAAGATTTACCGCTACCACGCCAAAGACGTTTTAAGAGGACTACTATTAGAATGATTATATTGACAAAAGAAGCAGATGAAGAAATTAGAAGGGATCTTTTTGAGAGAATCAATAGTGGTAGTGTGGAATTAAATGAAATGGAGAAACGCAGAGGAGGTAAACCAGGTAAGTTTCTTGATCTAATTGAGGAATTATCAAAATATCAAAAATTTCTCGATTTATGCTCTTTTACTAAAACTGAAATCAATAAAAGAGATCCACAAGAATATGTTTTACGTTTTTTTGCATTTTTAAATAATTATCAAAATTATTCTGATTCTGATAGAAAAGTGCATAAATTTTTAAATAATTATTTGGAACAAGAAAATAAATCTGATTCCATCAATATTGGGTCAATGAAGAATGAATTTTATTCAGTCTTGGAATTTATAAAAAACTATTTTCCTGACGCTTTACATATTTATCGAAAAACAAAAGACCACTATGAACCAACAACTAGAATTAAATTTGAATCAATTTGTGTAGGTATTGCTTTGGCATTAAGACAAAACCCAAATTTACAACCAAAATCAACTGGTTTTTTAGACAGTGAAAAATTTAAAAAAACTTACTGCATCTGA
- a CDS encoding 2OG-Fe(II) oxygenase — MKYYQQQPNAFPSEYLNNLWGEIHACPYFAVNNLNRDFVGTKGFSVVFRRSHISTVEQKFPYFKPYLDLALQANCNAFYLNPLLLKEGSRVDPHIDRSLRSYCKTVEPPNFVSVLYVRVPENMEGGELVLKSHKRQLGQIKPQMNTLLYFQGDLTHSVNAVKTPGSRLSLVCEQYTLSDAELVEIPEFTVESRVAQNTTKKRK, encoded by the coding sequence GTGAAATACTATCAACAACAACCAAACGCCTTCCCCAGCGAATACCTAAATAACTTGTGGGGAGAAATTCACGCTTGCCCTTACTTTGCTGTCAACAACCTCAACCGCGATTTTGTGGGTACTAAAGGATTTTCGGTAGTCTTCAGGCGATCGCACATCTCTACAGTAGAGCAGAAATTCCCCTATTTCAAACCATACCTAGATTTGGCTCTCCAAGCTAATTGTAACGCTTTTTACCTTAACCCCTTACTCCTTAAAGAAGGTTCTCGCGTTGATCCTCATATCGACCGTTCTCTGCGTTCCTACTGCAAAACCGTTGAACCGCCTAACTTTGTCAGCGTTCTCTATGTGCGCGTACCAGAAAATATGGAAGGGGGTGAACTGGTACTCAAATCGCACAAACGCCAACTGGGACAAATTAAGCCGCAGATGAATACCTTACTCTACTTTCAAGGTGATTTAACTCATTCTGTCAACGCTGTGAAAACACCAGGAAGTCGCCTCAGTTTAGTTTGCGAACAGTATACTTTAAGCGATGCCGAACTCGTAGAAATACCAGAATTTACAGTAGAGTCCAGAGTTGCTCAAAATACAACAAAGAAACGCAAGTAA
- a CDS encoding aminotransferase class V-fold PLP-dependent enzyme, with protein sequence MKLHRIRSLLRSGTLNVPGIVGLGEACRLRVLEMEQDESAIAILRNQLQNQLQAAIPDLVVNGDLNNRLSGNLHISIPGIPNSAIIARVRHQLAISTGAACSSGVVAASQVLTAMNLSENIVEGALRIGMGKFTTREEIEKASSLIISAVNQIQSIR encoded by the coding sequence ATGAAGCTGCATAGAATCCGATCTCTCCTCAGATCAGGTACACTCAATGTCCCCGGAATCGTCGGTTTGGGGGAAGCTTGCAGATTGAGAGTGTTGGAAATGGAACAAGATGAAAGTGCGATCGCCATTTTACGAAATCAGCTACAAAACCAACTCCAAGCTGCTATTCCCGATTTAGTGGTGAATGGAGACTTAAATAATCGTTTATCAGGTAACTTACATATTTCTATTCCTGGTATTCCCAACAGCGCCATTATTGCTAGAGTTCGTCATCAATTAGCTATTTCCACTGGTGCAGCTTGTTCATCAGGCGTTGTTGCAGCATCTCAAGTTTTAACAGCAATGAATCTTTCAGAGAATATAGTTGAGGGAGCCTTAAGAATTGGTATGGGAAAATTTACTACTAGAGAAGAAATAGAAAAAGCATCATCTTTGATAATCAGTGCAGTCAATCAAATTCAGAGCATAAGGTAA
- a CDS encoding type II toxin-antitoxin system RelE family toxin, protein MQYQIEFKPKAIKDLEKFPVDIRERIISKIEAMQDDLQGDVKRLTNFTPEYRLRVADYRVLFELEEQTIIIYRVRHRSKAYE, encoded by the coding sequence GTGCAGTACCAAATAGAATTTAAGCCCAAAGCAATTAAAGATTTAGAGAAATTTCCTGTAGATATTAGAGAGCGCATTATCAGTAAAATTGAAGCGATGCAAGATGACTTACAGGGAGACGTAAAACGCTTAACCAACTTTACGCCAGAATATCGTCTGAGAGTAGCTGATTATCGAGTTTTGTTTGAATTAGAAGAACAGACTATCATAATATATAGGGTGAGGCATCGCAGTAAAGCTTACGAGTAA
- a CDS encoding DHH family phosphoesterase yields MQLNSSLKQSESFSLTTEPNPEDAEVDHQEVVELPLNRPSLPSSTSDGVNVYLGRNNSLAFQKAEELQKTLLAHRHERQLIILQDFPDPDALSCAWAYQLIAQQYDIKCEIIYAGTLSHQENIALVKLTNLPAQRWTPQNVKSKDLSCYQGFVLIDNQGTTSQLLAAVQQSGMPLVAVIDHHSLQSELKSEFVDVRPYVRATATIFTQYLQSGLLALDSSISQHVKCATALMHGLRSDTNRLMQAQEEDFMAAAYLSRFYDAQLLNAILQANRSKRVMDVIERSLKNRIVQNNFSIAGVGYLRYDDRDAIPQAADFLVTEENVHTAVVYGIVHDEDDELEVVIGSLRTTKLTLDPDEFIKEAFGQDSTGRFFGGGRTSAGGFEIPMGFLSGSNENPAYAKMKWEVFDAQIKQKLLKLVNPKDNPIQSE; encoded by the coding sequence ATGCAACTAAATTCTTCCTTGAAGCAGTCAGAGAGTTTTTCATTGACCACAGAACCAAATCCAGAAGATGCTGAGGTAGACCACCAAGAAGTAGTTGAACTACCACTGAATCGGCCATCCTTACCATCATCTACCAGCGATGGGGTGAATGTTTATCTCGGTCGTAACAATTCCTTAGCCTTTCAAAAAGCAGAGGAACTGCAAAAGACCTTATTAGCGCATAGACATGAGCGCCAGCTAATTATTTTGCAGGATTTTCCTGACCCTGATGCGCTTTCCTGTGCTTGGGCTTACCAGCTAATCGCTCAACAATATGATATTAAGTGTGAAATTATTTATGCTGGGACATTAAGCCATCAAGAAAATATCGCCTTAGTCAAGCTGACAAATTTACCGGCACAGCGTTGGACACCGCAAAATGTCAAATCTAAAGATTTGTCATGTTATCAAGGTTTTGTACTCATTGATAACCAGGGAACCACCAGTCAGTTATTAGCTGCTGTACAGCAGTCAGGAATGCCTTTAGTAGCAGTGATTGACCATCACAGCTTACAATCGGAACTCAAATCAGAGTTTGTTGATGTTCGTCCTTATGTACGAGCGACAGCAACAATTTTTACCCAGTATTTACAATCTGGGTTACTCGCTTTAGACAGCAGCATTAGCCAACACGTTAAATGTGCCACAGCCTTGATGCACGGCTTGCGATCGGATACAAATCGACTGATGCAAGCACAAGAAGAAGATTTTATGGCGGCTGCTTACCTGAGTCGATTTTATGATGCTCAATTATTAAACGCGATTCTTCAGGCGAACCGTTCTAAGCGGGTGATGGATGTAATTGAGCGATCGCTCAAAAACCGCATCGTCCAGAATAACTTTTCCATCGCTGGCGTTGGTTATCTGCGCTACGATGACCGCGATGCTATTCCCCAAGCAGCTGATTTCTTAGTCACAGAAGAAAACGTCCACACCGCCGTAGTTTATGGTATCGTTCACGATGAAGACGATGAACTTGAAGTCGTCATTGGTTCCCTGAGAACCACCAAACTCACCCTCGACCCCGACGAATTTATCAAAGAAGCCTTTGGTCAAGACAGCACCGGACGCTTTTTTGGCGGTGGTAGAACCAGTGCTGGCGGTTTTGAAATTCCAATGGGTTTCCTCTCTGGTAGTAACGAAAATCCAGCCTACGCCAAGATGAAATGGGAAGTTTTTGACGCTCAGATTAAGCAAAAATTACTGAAGTTAGTTAATCCTAAAGATAACCCAATTCAGTCAGAGTAA
- a CDS encoding HNH endonuclease: MGKVLVLNASYEPLNITSWRRAAVLLIKGKAERVEHNGRLLYAGFPLPTVIRLRHYVRVPYKEMPLTRRNLLHRDGHTCQYCGYTGDELTLDHVIPRSRGGGDTWENIVTACVRCNVKKGNRTPQEAHMLLRHLPRQPYSSLYFEVSKHLKSGLHQEWQKYVIGL; encoded by the coding sequence ATGGGGAAGGTTTTAGTCTTAAACGCCTCTTACGAACCGCTTAATATTACGAGCTGGCGACGTGCTGCGGTTTTGTTAATTAAAGGCAAGGCAGAACGAGTCGAACACAATGGCAGACTACTTTACGCGGGTTTTCCATTACCAACGGTAATCCGCTTGCGCCATTACGTGCGTGTTCCCTACAAGGAAATGCCTCTGACTCGTCGGAACCTCTTGCACCGTGACGGTCACACTTGTCAATATTGCGGCTATACAGGGGATGAATTGACGTTAGATCATGTCATACCGCGATCGCGTGGCGGTGGCGATACCTGGGAAAACATCGTTACGGCTTGCGTCCGTTGCAATGTGAAAAAAGGCAATCGCACGCCTCAAGAAGCTCACATGCTGCTGCGTCATTTACCCCGCCAACCTTACAGCAGCCTCTATTTTGAGGTTAGTAAGCATCTTAAAAGTGGACTGCATCAAGAATGGCAAAAATATGTGATAGGTCTTTGA